Within the Elusimicrobiota bacterium genome, the region AATCGAAACAAAGCGGGTTTTTTTTTATTATGGGAATATACAAAAAAGCTATTCAATTTCTGAAAGAAGTTTATGGAGAGTTAAAGAAAGTCAGCTGGCTTTCTAGGAAAGAAGTTATTGCCACGACAATTGTGGTTATAATATTCATGCTGAT harbors:
- the secE gene encoding preprotein translocase subunit SecE, encoding MGIYKKAIQFLKEVYGELKKVSWLSRKEVIATTIVVIIFMLITAAFVGVVDFTLSKLLGIFLGGR